A section of the Aricia agestis chromosome 4, ilAriAges1.1, whole genome shotgun sequence genome encodes:
- the LOC121725998 gene encoding endocuticle structural glycoprotein SgAbd-5-like, with translation MQKIVICTLALIAIAAAAPQEQNPTYILKQDSNVNPDGYHFDFETSDGTARQEQGTLKQFSEDHRAIEVQGTYKYTAPDGLVYTVTYVADEHGFQPQEHVSHPGQQ, from the exons ATGCAGAAaata gtAATTTGCACTTTGGCACTCATCGCTATCGCCGCAGCGGCTCCTCAAGAACAAAACCCGACTTACATATTGAAACAAGACTCTAATGTCAACCCTGATGGATACCATTTTGA TTTCGAAACTAGCGACGGCACCGCTCGACAGGAGCAGGGCACGCTAAAGCAGTTCAGCGAGGACCACCGCGCCATCGAGGTGCAGGGCACGTACAAGTACACCGCGCCCGACGGCCTCGTCTACACCGTCACATACGTCGCCGACGAGCACGGCTTCCAGCCGCAGGAGCATGTTTCCCATCCCGGACAACAGTAG